tctgtCTAATATATTCCATCATATCCGATGGATATGCGCCGATGGATCTCTAGAGAATATCCGATTGCAAGAGCGTCGCGTTAGCAACGCATTTGCATGCTCTAATCGTTTCCCATCAGTCTTTTAGTGACAACCCATCGCTGTCGATGAAACAGAAGTGAGACTGTGAATTTGTATTTGTCGTcggagagaaataaaacacacaaaaaagggggtCAGCCAACGCCATTAATGGAGATAACAGCAGATCCGTTTTGGCAAgtgtgttgctgttgttttctGGCCggcttttaaaaagaaaatgttgccaGCCAGCTAAAGTTGTTTTCAAGTGTGATATTGACGGCTTTGTTGTGCGGATGAGAGTGGCCAGTCATCCGTCGTTTTTATATGCTTTTATGGACGATGCTGCACGATCTTACGTATGCAACGACCTCCTGGTTTCCAACCGACACCTTGGCCTTCGCCATgcaaatttcttttcgttttggaATCAGGCCCAAACAAAAATCCGTTCCGGCCCACCCGTCTCGAGTGTCTCGGAGctacaaatttttttcgattgcCGTATTATATCGTAAAGTCGATTCAACTATAAACTGTGTACACAAAGGAATGGTTGGGAGAGACTATGAAGGGAAGAGGATGATTTATGCCGATTCAATTTGCGCCTGCTATATTTAGATCGGAGAATTTCTGTTAGCCCCAGCGTCTAGTCACCCGCGAAACTTGTTTGAAAAATCTGTCGACCATTCCTTCgccgcctcctcctccccgtaccaagttgtgtgtgtatactttACAGACGCtgttcctgctgctgctgctgtgtcgtTGTTGGTGGGCCGTGGCATTCTAGAATTAGACACGCACTGCATGGGCGGTAGTATGTATCTATCATTCGGCACGCTATCGCTGGGGAAATCTGAAAGCAGATGAAGTTGTTTTCTGTCGGCTCGTCCAGCTCGACAGATTCGATTTTTtgggtgggagagagagaagtaatGGCGTCGGATGACGACAGAGATATCGCCACCCCCCCAGCACGAAGAACAATGTGGTAACATTGACGCTTGTATATTTagcacaaaatgaaaattcctgGATTGACAACGTATTACATAATGGAAAATGAGCGTTAAAATGTTGCCTGGGCAATCCGGCACGCCAATGAGTGTAGTAGTAGCGCCATGCACAAGAGGAGGACAATCGAATGAGTGTCTCCAGAGCGGCCGTCGTTAAAAGCTTGTTGGATGTTGTTATTGCGGCATTTGGTTTCGTTCATAAAAGCGCCAAGTAATCCGCCAACGAGATGTTTGACGCTGCTGGACGGAGTGGTGCACTGCTGGAACATGCGGACGACGCAGTCGTCACTCTGCTGGTGAATCCTGCCAAAATGGGTGCAAGCATTAACGGCCACTCGAGAGCATATCATTTTCGCCATCGAACATTGCCTAGCCATAAAAGTCTAGtgagctactactactacctgcAATTCGCCCCGTCGAAAATGGAAGCATTTCCCTGCTGCAGCTGTGGAAGGAGCGAATCGCGTAACTGGAAGCAGTCAAGTATGCTCCTGTCGTATGGTTCCTTCAGGCACTCTGTCCCGCCGTCTTGGACAAACCCTGTGATATGGCGAGaggggttttatttttcaataagaagaaagaagaagaagaagaactagaacaaCTTTAACACTTTGTGCCGGGCGGACTTACTAACGATGCCATCTCCGTCGCGTTGGCAGGCGTATTTCAGCGCGCCTGACAACGCGTTTCCCAGCGACTGTAAATCCTCATCACCTTTGACGGCAGTGCAGCCTTTGAGTGCCACAATGAAGGAGCGAATACATTTCTCAATGTCCGGTATGTGACTATAGAGAGCAAAGAGAGCGGGGAAGGCCGAGTCAACACACAGTGAATGTACTACAGTCTGAGATATTATGCTGCCACAAGTTCAATGGACGCGGACTATATTATAGACGTCCTGTATCatctagtgtgtgtgtgtgatctgAATACTTATGGCAGAGGATCGT
Above is a genomic segment from Daphnia pulicaria isolate SC F1-1A chromosome 8, SC_F0-13Bv2, whole genome shotgun sequence containing:
- the LOC124311311 gene encoding uncharacterized protein LOC124311311, whose translation is MNRTSRSLPMYYPLAFLWLGLLLVSASLVCAQTHGPADNNSSRRSVNSLESYPAVEAFLGDCMQNYGPKAVDLVKDQWSKTGVCLERIFFGDQPALNEGLLIRMLAASTSPSPTTTSLNDAPITILCHNHIPDIEKCIRSFIVALKGCTAVKGDEDLQSLGNALSGALKYACQRDGDGIVRFVQDGGTECLKEPYDRSILDCFQLRDSLLPQLQQGNASIFDGANCRIHQQSDDCVVRMFQQCTTPSSSVKHLVGGLLGAFMNETKCRNNNIQQAFNDGRSGDTHSIVLLLCMALLLHSLACRIAQATF